The Frankiales bacterium genome window below encodes:
- a CDS encoding transcriptional repressor, which translates to MALRHGGRRPAPRGAPVGHPAPGDGRVVTEWENRLRSGGYRITPQRQLVLESVQRLGHGTPEEILGEVQRTASGVNLSTVYRNLEVLEEVGLVTHAHIGHGAPTYHSVDDHVHIHLVCDTCGAVTSLDAAIAEPFLDDLRDRTGFVTDVSHVALHGTCSACGARG; encoded by the coding sequence GTGGCGCTACGACATGGCGGCCGTCGGCCAGCCCCTCGCGGCGCACCTGTCGGCCACCCTGCGCCCGGTGACGGTCGCGTCGTGACCGAGTGGGAGAACCGGCTGCGCTCGGGCGGCTACCGGATCACCCCGCAGCGCCAGCTGGTGCTCGAGTCGGTGCAGCGGCTCGGCCACGGCACGCCGGAGGAGATCCTCGGCGAGGTCCAGCGCACGGCCAGCGGCGTCAACCTCTCGACCGTCTACCGCAACCTCGAGGTGCTCGAGGAGGTCGGCCTGGTCACGCACGCCCACATCGGCCACGGCGCCCCGACCTACCACTCGGTCGACGACCACGTGCACATCCACCTCGTGTGCGACACGTGCGGGGCCGTCACCAGCCTGGACGCCGCCATCGCCGAGCCGTTCCTCGACGACCTGCGCGACCGCACCGGGTTCGTCACCGACGTGAGCCACGTCGCGCTGCACGGCACGTGCTCCGCGTGCGGGGCGCGCGGCTGA
- a CDS encoding D-tyrosyl-tRNA(Tyr) deacylase, which yields MRAVVQRADGASVVVDGSVVGSFEGPGLVVLVGVTHDDDPARARRLAEKVHELRVFEPRHAGDRPVEGRRELSAAELGLPLLVVSQFTLYGDTRKGRRPSWTAAAPGPVAEPLVAAVVDALRERGAPVTTGVFGADMRVALVNDGPITVLLEVD from the coding sequence GTGAGAGCGGTGGTGCAGCGCGCCGACGGCGCGAGCGTCGTGGTCGACGGGTCCGTGGTCGGCTCCTTCGAGGGGCCGGGCCTCGTGGTGCTCGTCGGCGTCACCCACGACGACGACCCCGCCCGTGCGCGCCGCCTCGCGGAGAAGGTCCACGAGCTGCGGGTGTTCGAGCCCCGCCACGCCGGCGACCGGCCGGTCGAGGGGCGCCGCGAGCTCTCCGCCGCGGAGCTCGGCCTGCCCCTCCTCGTGGTCAGCCAGTTCACCCTCTACGGCGACACCCGCAAGGGCCGGCGCCCGTCGTGGACCGCCGCAGCGCCCGGGCCGGTGGCCGAACCGCTGGTGGCGGCGGTGGTCGACGCCCTGCGCGAGCGCGGAGCGCCGGTCACCACGGGCGTGTTCGGCGCCGACATGCGCGTGGCCCTGGTCAACGACGGGCCGATCACCGTGCTGCTCGAGGTGGACTGA
- a CDS encoding NTP transferase domain-containing protein: MTYDRPVTKAVIPAAGLGTRFLPATKATPKEMLPVVDTPAIQMVVEEAAAAGLDDVLMVTGRSKRALEDHFDRAAELEATLEAKGDEERLELVRRSTDLASVHYVRQGEPKGLGHAVLCAQRHVGDNPFAVLLGDDLIDPRDPLLTRMIDVRREHGGSVIALMEVPADQIHLYGCAAVEPLGDDPDVVRVTDLVEKPAVDEAPSRLAVIGRYVLDPAVFAILERTGPGRGGEIQLTDALCALATGTPAQDGGGVLGVVFRGRRYDTGDRVSYLKAVVRLACERDDLGPEFAPWLKEFAAGL; encoded by the coding sequence ATGACGTACGACCGTCCCGTGACGAAGGCCGTGATCCCGGCCGCCGGTCTGGGGACGCGCTTCCTGCCGGCCACCAAGGCGACGCCCAAGGAGATGCTGCCCGTCGTCGACACGCCGGCGATCCAGATGGTCGTCGAGGAGGCGGCCGCGGCCGGCCTCGACGACGTCCTCATGGTCACCGGTCGCAGCAAGCGCGCGCTGGAGGACCACTTCGACCGGGCGGCCGAGCTCGAGGCGACGCTGGAGGCGAAGGGCGACGAGGAGCGGCTCGAGCTCGTGCGGCGCAGCACCGACCTCGCGTCCGTGCACTACGTGCGCCAGGGCGAGCCCAAGGGGCTCGGCCACGCCGTGCTGTGCGCGCAGCGCCACGTGGGCGACAACCCGTTCGCGGTGCTGCTCGGTGACGACCTCATCGACCCGCGCGACCCGCTGCTCACCCGGATGATCGACGTCCGCCGGGAGCACGGGGGCAGCGTGATCGCGCTCATGGAGGTGCCCGCCGACCAGATCCACCTCTACGGCTGCGCCGCGGTCGAGCCGCTCGGCGACGACCCGGACGTGGTCCGGGTGACCGACCTGGTGGAGAAGCCCGCGGTGGACGAGGCGCCGAGCAGGCTCGCGGTGATCGGCAGGTACGTCCTCGACCCCGCGGTGTTCGCCATCCTCGAGCGCACCGGGCCCGGCCGTGGTGGCGAGATCCAGCTGACCGACGCGCTGTGCGCCCTCGCCACCGGCACCCCCGCGCAGGACGGCGGCGGCGTGCTCGGCGTGGTGTTCCGCGGACGCCGCTACGACACCGGCGACCGGGTGTCCTACCTCAAGGCCGTGGTCCGGCTGGCCTGCGAGCGCGACGACCTCGGCCCGGAGTTCGCCCCCTGGCTCAAGGAGTTCGCAGCCGGGCTGTGA
- a CDS encoding DUF1794 domain-containing protein: MSSPEIPEPLLPLSWLIGTWVGVGVGGYPTIEEFRFGQEVSFSTDGRPFLSYVSRSWLLDDEGERVRPTATEMGFWRPRPDNQVEVLLAHPTGYSEVWVGSVTVTGILDARITGARAELHTDVVARTESAKEYTSGTRLYGLVDGELLWRYDMAAVGQPLAAHLSATLRPVTVAS, translated from the coding sequence ATGAGCTCGCCCGAGATCCCCGAGCCGCTGCTGCCGCTGTCCTGGCTCATCGGCACCTGGGTGGGTGTCGGCGTCGGGGGCTACCCGACGATCGAGGAGTTCCGGTTCGGCCAGGAGGTGTCGTTCTCCACCGACGGGCGCCCGTTCCTGTCCTACGTCAGCCGCTCGTGGCTGCTCGACGACGAGGGCGAGCGGGTGCGCCCCACCGCGACCGAGATGGGGTTCTGGCGGCCGCGACCGGACAACCAGGTCGAGGTGCTCCTGGCCCACCCCACCGGCTACTCCGAGGTGTGGGTCGGCTCGGTCACGGTCACCGGCATCCTCGACGCCCGCATCACCGGGGCGCGGGCCGAGCTGCACACCGACGTCGTGGCCCGCACCGAGTCGGCGAAGGAGTACACGTCCGGCACGCGCCTCTACGGCCTCGTCGACGGCGAGCTGCTGTGGCGCTACGACATGGCGGCCGTCGGCCAGCCCCTCGCGGCGCACCTGTCGGCCACCCTGCGCCCGGTGACGGTCGCGTCGTGA
- a CDS encoding folate-binding protein — MSTAVSPLLSLPDACPPPEGSVDAGVAWHYGDPHGEQRRLLRGEGWVDLSHRGVVTVTGPDRLSWLHSLTTQHVEALAPGESALDLILSPHGHVEHELHLVDDGTTTWITVEPGEAGPLVDYLRSMQFLLRVEVADVSAEYAVVAEPVAEPHPDHPTVLVAPQFGSLEAQDDAGRRYVPVRPDVLVGREVLVPRAELEEYVAGRPGAGTWAWEALRVAAAVPRLGFETDHRTIPQEVGWVPSAVHLAKGCYRGQETVARVHNLGRPPRRLVQLHLDGSADRTPAPGDPVLLEGREVGRVTSVALHAELGPVALAVVKRSVPADAALQVGPAERGLVAASQEMVVTA, encoded by the coding sequence GTGAGCACCGCTGTGAGCCCGCTGCTGTCGCTGCCGGACGCCTGCCCGCCCCCCGAGGGGTCGGTCGACGCCGGCGTCGCCTGGCACTACGGCGACCCGCACGGCGAGCAGCGCCGGCTGCTGCGCGGCGAGGGCTGGGTCGACCTGTCGCACCGCGGCGTGGTGACCGTCACCGGCCCCGACCGGCTCTCGTGGCTGCACTCGCTGACCACCCAGCACGTCGAGGCGCTCGCCCCCGGCGAGTCGGCCCTCGACCTCATCCTGTCGCCGCACGGCCACGTCGAGCACGAGCTGCACCTCGTCGACGACGGCACCACCACGTGGATCACCGTCGAGCCGGGCGAGGCCGGACCGCTGGTCGACTACCTGCGCTCCATGCAGTTCCTGCTGCGGGTGGAGGTGGCCGACGTCAGCGCCGAGTACGCCGTGGTCGCCGAGCCGGTGGCCGAGCCGCACCCGGACCACCCCACGGTGCTGGTGGCGCCGCAGTTCGGCTCCCTCGAGGCGCAGGACGACGCCGGGCGCCGCTACGTGCCCGTGCGCCCCGACGTGCTCGTGGGGCGCGAGGTGCTCGTCCCCCGGGCCGAGCTGGAGGAGTACGTCGCGGGCCGGCCCGGCGCCGGCACCTGGGCGTGGGAGGCGCTGCGCGTGGCCGCGGCGGTCCCCCGGCTCGGGTTCGAGACCGACCACCGCACCATCCCGCAGGAGGTCGGCTGGGTGCCCTCGGCCGTCCACCTGGCGAAGGGCTGCTACCGCGGGCAGGAGACCGTGGCCCGCGTGCACAACCTGGGCCGCCCGCCGCGGCGGCTGGTGCAGCTGCACCTCGACGGCAGCGCCGACCGCACCCCCGCACCCGGCGACCCGGTGCTGCTCGAGGGCCGCGAGGTCGGCCGGGTGACGTCGGTGGCGCTGCACGCCGAGCTCGGCCCGGTCGCGCTCGCGGTGGTCAAGCGCAGCGTGCCGGCCGACGCTGCGCTGCAGGTCGGCCCGGCCGAGCGGGGTTTGGTCGCTGCCTCGCAGGAGATGGTCGTCACGGCCTGA